GGTAGTCACGGATAAAACGGACAAAGCAGGTACTGCTACACACGACTTCAGCCATTATGTCTGCAAATACGACTACTTGGACCATCCTGCGGATGTAATTCTGTTAGGTGAAGGTTCAAACATAAGAGAGGCGTTTCAATCGGTTGCTGTTGCCTTGTACAACTACACTTCCGACCTAAAGTACGTTAGTCCTCTACACATGAAGGAAATTAAAGTGACAGGGAAGGGGTTACTGGACCtcttttatcatcttttggaTGAGTGCCTGTATTTGTACAGCAGTGATTActttatcgcaaaatatGTCATCATCTCAAGTGAGATTGACATTCCAAAGACAGCATCTTTGGAGGTTTTCGAAACCTATGAGTACGAAATTGACGTGTTTTTACATGGAGAGTATTACGACAGGAACAAACACGTCTGCGGAACGGAAGTGAAGGCGATTACTATGCACTACCTGGAGCTACAACTTGCAGTTGGAGATTGTATTTTACAGTACAAGCACGGAATGATAGATAAGGAGGGTGTTTGCAAGTTTCTGGAGGATATTAAAAGTTCCGGAAGCTACAAGGTGGACGACTGCAAAGCGTACGCCCTAATAGACATTTAGTCCCCGTTAGCGTTGTACAAGTAAAGGGATTTTGGACGtttatatcaaaatttCCTGTCCGTTGAAAAGGGTAAAGTAGAAGAGAATATGCGCAAGTACTCGGGTAATGGCAGAATTTGTGTGGAAGGTCGCCCTCGTCAAACATAGTCTTTGCCTCCAATTTTACGCAGATTCCTGCGGCAGTAGGATACATTTTAAACActtttgtaatatattGTATGTGCACCTGTTATGTAACAAAATCATTTGAAAATAAGAGTAGTTTCATTGCAGCAACTAAATGTGCCAAAGACACTcaatttacatttttatctaacacaaatgtataaataATCACTTATTTTACCCTATGGATTCTTAAAATGGCGGATACCTCCATAGAATCCCTGGAACATGATATCATTAAACTCTACAGCAACTCTAGCGAAATTTCCGACTTACAGGAATGTCTGAAGGACTTTCAGGAAAGTGAAGAATCATGGGAGGTGTGTACCCGAATGCTAGAGAGGTACTCCACTGCGATATCAGATAATAGCATCGAAGCGGTACTTCCATTGTTACTCTATTCAACCAGCACTCTGAGATATCACGCGTACAATGGATTCAAACATCATTTAAAGCATTGTGTTGGTGAAGAATTACACAAACTATGGGATATCTGCGAACATATGATGGAGCTCCTCTCTATCTACAGTCATGGGCCTAGGACAATATCCACACAATTAAGTTGTGTAGCTGCCACTGCGATAATCTTTGCCTACGATGCTACGCTTACAGAGTCAGAATTGTTGTTATTAGCAGCAATAAACAAAACCGTTGAGGGAAGCGTTGCGCATTATCTTCTGATATCTAGTGTTGTGGAAGAGTCATTCAACGACAACATTCTGATATCACTAGAGCATAGGTCATCATTCATACGGAGTTGCGCAATGATATCTCCAAGAATATTTGAAAGGTTATTCTCTACTTCCTATGATATGTCTGTTGAAACTCTTCGGATTAATGCCTTGTCTGACTGGATAAGTCTCCACTTTCGACTTTTGAGACGTTTTGGAGGGTTTAGAATGGAACAATCCTTTTTTGACAAAAACGATCGTATTTATGAAGATTCCTTAATGAGCAGGCTCCCTAAAGATGATTGTACATTGGTTTTTAACAGTCTAAATGCTCTTTACGCTTTGAACATTATAAAGGTTATATTTGATTTCATCAAGTTTGGAATAGCAACCAATGATCATACTATCATAGAGCCCTCATGTAATGCGCTTGTACAACTATTAGCTCTATGTCAAATTGATTTACCTACTCTTTTAATAGTTGCTACAAACAACCAACCTCCATCATCAAGAGGTTCTGATGCATGGAAGAATTCATGCCGTAAGGCACTTTCTAATCTAGCTACAATTATATCCACAATGGTTATGGAATCTGTGGATGCCTTTGCTGCTATTTTGGAACCGATTGTAAAATGTGCTGAGATGGAAAAAAGCATCGGCTTCCTGCCCTATCAGATAAGCAAGACTCTTCTCAGTACACTTGTAATAATGAGTGCTGAGCATCTGCCTTTCTCACTCTATTTTGATCCAGAAAGTAGACCTAAAATCGAACATGTGTGTAATTTTGTAAACTTGTTTTTGTTTGGGTCATCCTTTGAGCTTAGGGAACTTGTATTGGATTTTTGGGCATCATTTCAAAGCCATTTCTTACCTACTCGGAGGGACATTTCAATTTCCAATACATCAATCACTGAGAATATGCGTTTAACAACAATTTCATCCCTTAGACCCTTGTATGAACTGTTTTTAATAAACTTGTATAGAAGTGTCTCTGTTAATAATTTTGAGAATCAAGATTACCTAGAGACATACAATGAGCTTGTTTCTGTATCTATGCGAGAAGCATCCTTATTAACTGGTCCAGAATATATTTTGAAGCTTGTAAATGACGATCTTCCACATTTGTCGAAGGGGACCAATTGGAAGATTCTTGAAAGGTCAGCCTTTTCAATATATTCTGTGGCTAGCCTTTTAACTGCCGGAAGGGACAATATTGTTAGAAAAATACTCCTTATTGCAACAGATAGTATCAAATTTCGGGAAATAATATCATTGGACCCATCCAAAGCTTCTTCTGTTCAAAGGACTATATCCAAGCTAATTTTATGGACTTGTGCTTTCATAGCTAAAGATCAAAAGCTATACATTAATACCTATAACTTGCTATTCAACGAGATTATCGCAAATAATTACATGGATATAATAACGGACCAGGCTATAGTAGGTCTCTGTTACTGTATTGATGCTAAAAAGTCTGAAGAAGATTTTgtaaagatgatgaagtACTTGATAACGAGTATTACTGAATCTAAAAGTATGATTGATCTCAGAATCGAAATGGTGGAAGCAATACTAGACCTTTTGACCAGAGTTTCTGAGCCCACAAGATCTATCTTGTGGAAGGAGATGTTAGACATTTCCTCCAATCGTATAAAGGATATGCTTTTGACGGAAATGACAGAAGATTTCAAGCTTTTTATTCTGATTGTAATGTCTCTAAATAACTTTCATGGAAATTCTGGGTATAGGCATGATGTAAGTAGTGATATAATGATATTGCTAAAGAGGGTCAATCTTTTGAGTAATTTTTGGGAATTTTTGGCAAAGGTATATGGTCAAGTTGTATTTATTGATGAACCAGATTTGGGAGCTACTAAACCGCAAAATGAGTTTATGAAAAATAGAGTATCTTTGTTGGTTTGGTTATTCAACAATACTAAACGCGGGGAATTCTTTCATTTGGGTCTCATAAAAGTTCTGTTGGTGAAAAAATATGTTGTTTCAAACACGAGATTGTTTTCACGGATGTTTGATTCTTTGACATCTATATATTCTGACATTGATGTTTTATTATCAAAAAACCAAAATCTAATGGAAGATCACTTAGCTGACGTATTGGAATGCACAAGAGAAATATTTGGAAACTGGGAATTTGCAAATAAATTACTGGAGTGGGAAGGTATATGTAATTTTATAACATCACTAATTTCTGCTCTTCCAATGGAATATCCCGATGTTAATAACCTTGCATTTTTGGTTTTAGCAAAGTTCGTTGGATGGGCTGATCTACCAAAGGAGCTTTATATGAATACAGATGCTGATTTTATTGCTGTTATAAAGTCATCAAAGTCCATAGTAAGGTCTCTTTTGAATTCAAGCATTAAAAACTCGAAGAATCGTACACTTATCTATGTCATTATTAACACTGTAATTACCTGTACTATCTCAAAACCATGTCAAATGGATAGTTGGATACCATCTACAGCTCAAATACTTTCTGTACTATTAACTTGTAATGCAACATCGCAAAATGCCAATATATCGCTCAAGACAATACTCACTGTAAGTTTTGCCTGTCTTACTCTTATATTCACACTTAGGCCTCTTGTAAATCTATTTCTCCGCTTGAAATTCGTTATTATTACCGCAAAATTGTAAGTTCGGGTGGAGCACGTGAAATCGCATTTTTGCTACGAAGTCTTTCCGATTATTACAGGAGCAAATCTGTATCGGAGGAGCTAGATTGAAGATGTTTAACACTACACATGTAACAACCGAGCATCTAACATTTTGTACACTAAAAGTTTGTTAATTTGTCTATATTCTATTATTTCATCACTAATTTGGAGCTCTCCATGCACATGCATCTGTTTTACACATAGATATGTGCCAACAATGTGTTTATGCTGCGGGGCTTACGCAATCCAGGTACATCCTCTGGAGAGGTGAATGGTAAATCACTAATAAGAGTGTGATATTTAACCAAACAGCTCGTTAAAAGACGCCATTTTATAGTTAATCACCGTTGTTGTCACATACTAGAACGATTTAACGTGCATTATACGCTAGAAATCTGCAGACGTCTAAACTGTGGAAAAGTAGTTTCAGCAACAGACACTGGAATAGGAACCTCACACACATTCAGCTTAATACCAAAGTACAAATTGCAATCATAGAATACGAAGATCCCATATTTCACTCAAAGACATCGAGTTACGGAAGGGTCAAGGATGATGTCGTAGAACCTTGCGATTTATCCAGAGAAACGCGAGCACACATGGTGACTTTATTAATATTATAAAGGACCAAATGTAATGTCATGTTTATTTTTGTGTCTTGGCGAATTTAGAGCCTACTTAGGCCGTTCCGTTTCCCCATGTACCAGGGATCGCTGTCTTTTCGGGACTAAAAGGGTATAATATGGGCATTTTTACTGAATAATCTAAATGTACCATAGTATTTTGTCCAAGGTTTCAACCTATGCATATTTAATTCACAATTAGAGACATTTTGTGCACGATCGTCAGCGCAGTGCCGGTACGGCTTCGCTCGTTCACatatatacatttatagttttaaAGGTACAGGAAATCATAGACTTTAAAGATGAGAGACGTCTATTTGTACGCGTCGATCATCAGTTT
The sequence above is drawn from the Theileria equi strain WA chromosome 4 map unlocalized gcontig_1105471998858, whole genome shotgun sequence genome and encodes:
- a CDS encoding conserved hypothetical protein (encoded by transcript BEWA_017290A); the protein is MNENTKLNYSVDGINIVSNPPRKRGRNRGFNSTESLEYNLDTHDTNIPNIDIKIQEEHDKSPNKRVVTDKTDKAGTATHDFSHYVCKYDYLDHPADVILLGEGSNIREAFQSVAVALYNYTSDLKYVSPLHMKEIKVTGKGLLDLFYHLLDECLYLYSSDYFIAKYVIISSEIDIPKTASLEVFETYEYEIDVFLHGEYYDRNKHVCGTEVKAITMHYLELQLAVGDCILQYKHGMIDKEGVCKFLEDIKSSGSYKVDDCKAYALIDI
- a CDS encoding hypothetical protein (encoded by transcript BEWA_017300A), with product MADTSIESLEHDIIKLYSNSSEISDLQECLKDFQESEESWEVCTRMLERYSTAISDNSIEAVLPLLLYSTSTLRYHAYNGFKHHLKHCVGEELHKLWDICEHMMELLSIYSHGPRTISTQLSCVAATAIIFAYDATLTESELLLLAAINKTVEGSVAHYLLISSVVEESFNDNILISLEHRSSFIRSCAMISPRIFERLFSTSYDMSVETLRINALSDWISLHFRLLRRFGGFRMEQSFFDKNDRIYEDSLMSRLPKDDCTLVFNSLNALYALNIIKVIFDFIKFGIATNDHTIIEPSCNALVQLLALCQIDLPTLLIVATNNQPPSSRGSDAWKNSCRKALSNLATIISTMVMESVDAFAAILEPIVKCAEMEKSIGFLPYQISKTLLSTLVIMSAEHLPFSLYFDPESRPKIEHVCNFVNLFLFGSSFELRELVLDFWASFQSHFLPTRRDISISNTSITENMRLTTISSLRPLYELFLINLYRSVSVNNFENQDYLETYNELVSVSMREASLLTGPEYILKLVNDDLPHLSKGTNWKILERSAFSIYSVASLLTAGRDNIVRKILLIATDSIKFREIISLDPSKASSVQRTISKLILWTCAFIAKDQKLYINTYNLLFNEIIANNYMDIITDQAIVGLCYCIDAKKSEEDFVKMMKYLITSITESKSMIDLRIEMVEAILDLLTRVSEPTRSILWKEMLDISSNRIKDMLLTEMTEDFKLFILIVMSLNNFHGNSGYRHDVSSDIMILLKRVNLLSNFWEFLAKVYGQVVFIDEPDLGATKPQNEFMKNRVSLLVWLFNNTKRGEFFHLGLIKVLLVKKYVVSNTRLFSRMFDSLTSIYSDIDVLLSKNQNLMEDHLADVLECTREIFGNWEFANKLLEWEGICNFITSLISALPMEYPDVNNLAFLVLAKFVGWADLPKELYMNTDADFIAVIKSSKSIVRSLLNSSIKNSKNRTLIYVIINTVITCTISKPCQMDSWIPSTAQILSVLLTCNATSQNANISLKTILTASCKSISPLEIRYYYRKIVSSGGAREIAFLLRSLSDYYRSKSVSEELD